In one Clostridia bacterium genomic region, the following are encoded:
- the truA gene encoding tRNA pseudouridine(38-40) synthase TruA translates to MNRNLKITLAYDGAEFRGWQVQPGLTTVQGILAHVIGRVTGEKVLPQGSGRTDAGVHALAQVASFKTESVIPLANFLKVLNDHLPPSIRVLCVEEMPPDFHARHSAKAKTYRYRIYRGAICPPFLARYVTHHPFPLDEETMFRAAGQVLGEHDFTSFAAVDPDREQREGADAQTAVALKHVTNVRTIFESAWHREGDEIIYTVRGNGFLHHMVRNLVGTFLLVGKGTLGVADVGRILRARDRSAAGATAPASGLYLVSVEY, encoded by the coding sequence TTGAATCGAAACCTGAAAATCACGCTGGCCTACGACGGCGCGGAGTTCCGAGGATGGCAGGTGCAACCCGGTCTCACCACCGTACAGGGAATTCTGGCCCATGTTATTGGACGGGTGACGGGCGAAAAAGTACTGCCGCAAGGTTCTGGACGCACCGATGCCGGCGTTCATGCCCTCGCCCAGGTCGCCAGTTTCAAAACTGAATCCGTCATTCCACTAGCCAACTTCCTAAAAGTGCTGAACGACCATCTGCCACCGTCGATTCGCGTTCTCTGCGTCGAGGAGATGCCGCCAGACTTCCACGCGCGCCATTCTGCGAAGGCGAAGACATACCGCTACCGCATCTATCGCGGTGCGATCTGCCCGCCGTTCCTTGCCCGTTACGTTACTCACCACCCTTTCCCGCTGGATGAGGAAACAATGTTCCGTGCTGCGGGGCAAGTCCTTGGCGAGCACGACTTCACATCCTTCGCAGCAGTCGATCCTGACAGGGAACAGCGGGAGGGCGCGGATGCACAAACTGCTGTCGCGCTGAAGCACGTCACAAACGTCCGAACTATCTTCGAATCCGCGTGGCATCGTGAGGGTGACGAGATCATTTACACGGTGCGGGGCAACGGCTTCTTACATCACATGGTCAGGAACCTCGTGGGGACGTTCCTGCTCGTCGGCAAGGGAACGCTCGGTGTCGCCGACGTAGGCCGAATCCTGAGAGCGCGAGACCGCTCGGCTGCTGGGGCAACAGCCCCCGCCTCCGGCCTTTACCTGGTCAGCGTCGAATACTAG
- a CDS encoding TolC family protein, whose translation MPVSGSRTFSARLFAVVCLLGLCTSVGYAQKLQDYSKPRSALTFVGPYMGRDVQPPNFVNAPRLDQMVKNGNLMLSMNDAIALALENNLDLAIARYNLSIADTDVLRALSGGSTRGVNTGLVSGTPGGGNGGIGSASQGGGAGGTSTGAGGAGAGTGGIVSSTSGVGANIDSFDPMLTGTLQIERAVSQQSNTIVTGTNVLNQNSGVANFGYSQGFQTGTLLNVSFSNSRSTTNSLRTTVNPSLSSSFRASLRQHLLSGFGLASNTRFIRIARNNREISDIAFKNQIISTVSQIQNIYWDLVNAYEDVKVKERSLALAEKTLSDNRKQVEIGTLAPIEIVRAQAEVSTRNQDLIGSQTNLQLQQLLMKNAVTRNMSDPVLAAAPVIPTDTMVIPAQEEIRPIQDLVEQALSRRPDIASQRIDLTNRAISKTSARNALKPTLDLVGFYGASSLGGQALGSCGGVNEPICFPSGYGGVFGSLFDSTAPDKGLGLQLTIPIRNRAAQADQVRSELEYRQAQMRMQQVQNQINIEVRNAQFAVQQNRARVDAASTAREFAQQSLDAEQKRYALGASTNTLVLQAQRDLAQAESNRVAAMAAYEKSRVELDRVTGYTLDRNGIQVDDAESGQVSKMPAVPFVGPRTDLQPTVLQQQAVPQQQQQ comes from the coding sequence ATGCCAGTTTCGGGTTCAAGAACGTTTTCCGCCAGGCTCTTTGCGGTGGTTTGTTTACTGGGTCTGTGCACCTCTGTGGGCTATGCGCAGAAGCTGCAGGATTATTCCAAGCCGCGCTCGGCGCTCACCTTCGTGGGCCCGTACATGGGGCGCGACGTTCAGCCACCGAACTTCGTGAACGCGCCACGGCTCGACCAGATGGTCAAGAACGGCAATCTGATGCTGTCAATGAACGACGCCATCGCGCTCGCGCTGGAGAACAACCTTGATCTGGCCATTGCGCGTTACAACCTGAGCATCGCCGATACGGATGTACTTCGCGCTTTGTCCGGCGGCTCGACACGCGGCGTCAACACGGGCCTCGTGTCAGGTACGCCCGGCGGCGGTAACGGCGGCATCGGGTCGGCATCGCAGGGTGGCGGAGCGGGCGGTACCTCGACAGGTGCTGGCGGTGCTGGCGCAGGAACCGGCGGCATCGTGTCGTCGACGAGCGGCGTTGGCGCGAACATCGACTCGTTCGACCCTATGCTCACCGGTACACTGCAGATCGAACGTGCCGTCAGCCAACAGTCGAACACGATCGTGACCGGCACGAACGTCTTGAACCAGAATAGCGGCGTCGCAAACTTCGGCTACTCGCAAGGCTTCCAGACCGGCACACTCTTGAACGTGAGTTTCAGTAACAGCCGCAGCACTACGAACAGCCTTCGCACTACGGTGAATCCGAGCTTGAGCAGCAGTTTCCGCGCCTCGCTTCGTCAGCACCTTCTCTCCGGATTCGGGCTGGCATCCAACACGCGCTTCATCCGCATAGCCAGGAACAACCGTGAGATTTCAGACATCGCCTTCAAGAACCAGATTATTTCGACGGTTTCGCAGATCCAGAACATCTACTGGGATCTTGTAAACGCGTATGAAGACGTGAAGGTGAAGGAGCGCTCGCTGGCCCTGGCGGAGAAGACCCTTTCCGATAACCGCAAGCAGGTGGAGATCGGGACACTCGCGCCCATTGAAATCGTTCGCGCACAGGCGGAAGTGTCCACTCGTAACCAGGATCTGATCGGCTCGCAGACGAACCTGCAATTGCAGCAGTTGCTAATGAAAAATGCGGTAACGCGCAACATGTCTGACCCAGTGCTGGCAGCCGCTCCGGTCATCCCGACCGACACGATGGTCATCCCCGCGCAGGAAGAGATTCGCCCCATTCAGGACCTGGTGGAACAGGCGCTGAGCCGTCGTCCGGACATCGCTTCGCAACGCATCGACTTGACCAACCGCGCGATCAGCAAGACATCAGCCCGCAATGCGCTCAAGCCGACGCTTGATCTTGTCGGTTTCTACGGCGCCTCCTCCCTTGGAGGACAGGCCCTGGGAAGCTGTGGCGGAGTGAATGAACCGATTTGTTTCCCCAGCGGTTACGGTGGCGTGTTCGGTAGCTTGTTCGATTCGACGGCTCCGGACAAGGGCCTCGGCTTGCAGTTGACGATTCCGATTCGCAACCGAGCGGCACAGGCTGACCAGGTGCGTTCCGAACTGGAATACCGCCAGGCACAAATGCGCATGCAGCAGGTGCAGAACCAGATCAACATCGAAGTTCGCAACGCGCAGTTTGCCGTGCAGCAGAACCGTGCTCGCGTAGATGCGGCGAGCACCGCTCGCGAGTTCGCGCAGCAGAGCCTGGACGCCGAGCAGAAGCGGTACGCTCTTGGCGCATCCACCAACACCCTGGTGTTGCAGGCGCAGCGCGACCTTGCGCAAGCGGAGTCCAACCGGGTTGCTGCCATGGCAGCTTACGAGAAGTCGCGCGTGGAACTGGATCGCGTGACCGGCTACACGCTCGACCGCAACGGCATACAGGTGGACGACGCCGAATCCGGCCAGGTGTCAAAGATGCCCGCGGTCCCATTCGTCGGCCCACGCACGGACTTACAACCGACCGTATTGCAGCAGCAGGCGGTACCGCAGCAGCAGCAACAATAA